The following coding sequences lie in one Komagataeibacter sucrofermentans DSM 15973 genomic window:
- a CDS encoding cell division protein ZapA, producing the protein MSQVTVRINGFSYAVGCKEGQEKHLQAMAQEVERRIERIRELGGHSGEGRLLALAALLMADEIHDLTAEKMSSDTAHQLAQGRQARLENERRKEQLAHLVERAENIADALEED; encoded by the coding sequence ATGAGCCAGGTTACCGTGCGCATCAATGGTTTTTCCTACGCCGTGGGGTGCAAGGAAGGGCAGGAGAAACACCTCCAGGCCATGGCGCAGGAAGTCGAGCGCCGGATCGAGCGCATCCGCGAACTCGGCGGCCATAGCGGCGAGGGGCGGCTGCTGGCGCTTGCCGCCCTGCTCATGGCCGACGAGATCCATGACCTGACGGCGGAAAAGATGTCATCGGACACCGCCCACCAGCTTGCACAGGGCCGGCAGGCGCGTCTCGAGAACGAACGCCGCAAGGAGCAGCTCGCCCACCTTGTCGAACGTGCGGAAAACATTGCGGACGCACTGGAAGAGGACTAA